The genomic region ACAAAGGACCTTTCGCCCTGGAGCGGGAGCTGAAGAAGCACCGCATCGATGAGGCGGTCATCCGTGAGAATGTGGATGCCTTCAGCAGTGAAGTGGACGAAGAACGTATGAACAAGCTTAAAGACAAGCAGCTGAAAAGGCATAAGGGTGCCTATCGTCAGTTCAGGATGAAGCTGACTGAAAAACTGTACCAGAAAGGGTATGGCAAGGCTCATATCGACATGATCGATTTCGATGATGATTATGACGAAGCGGCGCATTTCGAAAAGGATTTTGAAAAGTACTTCAATAAATATCGGAAAAAGGAAACAGGCCATACCATAAAGCAGAAGCTGATACAGGCACTGATGAGAAAAGGGTATGGCTATGATCTGATCCAGGAAAAGTTAGGCGGTATAGATGATGAAACCTTTGAATACTATGACGAGACGTGAACTTGAAGCATATATTGCCGAGAAGCGCGAGGCAATGAGGAAGGCCGAGATGATGGGTGTGGAAAATGAATACAGGGTGCTTGAACGCCAGGTACTCATAGCAGAAAGCTATTTCATCGACCTCTCC from Salinicoccus sp. RF5 harbors:
- a CDS encoding RecX family transcriptional regulator, translating into MQIKKVALLKNSMYEIHMDDDTSFKAHEESVVKYRLIPERILETGEYNQVLEAIQYDQAYVKALGYISYKLRSESEMRKYLAEDYHPEMIDRTIQRLREEGYVNDAHYAKALKNTMIATTDKGPFALERELKKHRIDEAVIRENVDAFSSEVDEERMNKLKDKQLKRHKGAYRQFRMKLTEKLYQKGYGKAHIDMIDFDDDYDEAAHFEKDFEKYFNKYRKKETGHTIKQKLIQALMRKGYGYDLIQEKLGGIDDETFEYYDET
- a CDS encoding YfhH family protein; translation: MKPLNTMTRRELEAYIAEKREAMRKAEMMGVENEYRVLERQVLIAESYFIDLSLIEPGKIYKVISNEDHYFKVEYIKGIFAWGFFVGGEERETGIPVSMLQLNKKG